Part of the Solanum pennellii chromosome 10, SPENNV200 genome is shown below.
TacgtaattttatttatttatttttgctgaaaaattagttattttttaaataatttattttaaaattattatttttacatttaaatgCCACATGTCAGCTTTTAATTGGTCATCATGCCATGTCATCCGCAAGTGTGTTACACACACTTTGTAATTTTAGCTGATTGGCAAAAAGGTGTCAAAATAACATAGCGGGCTCCTACTTGAGGTGTTTAAAATGACTACTTGAAGTGTCTAATTGAAAATTGATGCCATATTTAAGGGGTTGCCGATGGGTTCAAcctatcttttatatatacGATTATATACTATTTATACAATGTCAATACATTacttaaaagtaaatttatgtgtatttttgtATCTTCTCGCTCAGGGTGCACCAAGTTCGAAAAGGATGAGGATATAATGTAAGCATTAGTGATTGATTCTACTATTCAAAATCGAATTTATAAGTTACTTGAAGTCAATTATATCGTTAAATAGGATTATAAGCAAACTATCTTAACGCAAGTATTAGTTATCGTCTAGATTTGCTTTCATCAaactcaaataaatattaattaatgagaATTATTatacctttttatattaaaataaactatacTCAGAgtttatataaaacaataaagaaTATTTGCTGCTCTGGACAGACTCAAATAGGGGACCTATCAAAAGTACAACCACAACTTATaagtaatcataattttttttttaaaatttaaaatatcagtAATCttatatttaatgtttaaaataattgtGTATTTGAAACTTTCTGCTATTCATTCCATGCTTAAATTCTTTTTATCATTACACTAATTAATTTCCCAAATTGTTTTTGCATGTAATGATCCTTCATGGATTGGtcccattttaattttttttaactcaaaTGTTGATAATCTCCAATCAGACATATGATTAGTGGAACATGTGATCTTCTAGCTAGTGACAACTCTGCATATGtgagttttatttatattatcgAGTTTCAATCGGGATAGAGaataatgatatatttataagttatttttaattttcaggtAAAGATAACTCTGAAATGAAAGTGAAGACGTATAGAAAATCAATATTACTTttcatttgtattttgtataatattaCTATATTCTGTACTGTTTAAATAGTTGAATTCGATTTATTTGAGATCGAAGCATAATTATTAGATAGTTTATCATTatagcctttttgtattgaataattgaaagaagcattaaaaaatcaatttaaggGCTTTTGCAATTATGACCTTTCACATTTCTCtaagatatatataattaacatGCATGAAGAAAAGTGTTACCTTTTCTCTATCCTTCATATGTCAAATGGaaactttattatttaaagaacacatataataacaacataattcccaaaaaagattaaaaaaatataaaaggctaaaaattcaattattttggaTTATATCCTTGATTACCAAAATTGAGTCCATTAAATAACTCAAAAAGATAAATGCTACTTTCCAAAAGGTGGATAGATATTCACATGGTTTATCTATGACCCAAAAATATATGGGACTAGTGACATAGACACACGAAAGTGGCTCAATAAAATTAATgacttataatttatttcaacgaaatatatatattttttataatctaACCATTTTAAAAAGTAAACTAACCTAAAATCTGTTATAGGTAAAAATAAAACTCCATCCTCCCTTAACTAGAGATATTTGTTCGAAAATCTCGTTAGAAAGTGCTTTCCTCGATCTTACATGTCTCAAAAccgaacaaaaaaaattggaagcCTAAAGTACTCACTTTAGTGGCTTGACCCTGTGGCCGGTCCTgcttatacaatataattttttagcgAAAGGATTTTAATTGCATTCTATATCAGTGGAATCTTCACCCCTGACcaagtgatgatgatgagtATTACTTGGAAGCTGAAAGTATACTGTTGGATTTGCTaggtgaaaaaaagaaaagaatatacTAAAATACTTTTAACACATTGTGAAAATTTTCACATTTTGGTATCATTTTTTATACAGCTAgcaaaaaataatcataagtTGTACTACTAATTAATACTTTATACTTCTTCCGttcaaaaaagaatgacctagtttgacttgaaacagagtttaagaaaagaaagaagactttttaatctcgtggttctaaattaaagttgtgtcaaatatatcaaaatgccctttaattttgtgatattaaacatgccacgtgaaaagttaaagttaaaatgttgccaaaaaaaagaaagggatcattctttttgaaacagactaaaaaggaaataaagttattctttttaaaacggagGGGTaataaacaataacaacaagaaGTAATGTGTCCAAATTACCCAACATGTTGCACAAAAATCTGTTCAATTAATGTTCTCTTCATGACTTAATTCTTATTAGATGAATAACTTTGATAGAAAGTGTTTTATCCCTGATATACTAACATGAGACTTTTTGATACGAATCTAGATTTAATCAAATCCTAATACGAGTACGGTTCACAGGTTAAATCAGTAAATAAATTCAAAGCAGAAAGAGACATTTGAAAAGGTCAATTCACAGTTAGGAAAATGACAGTTAGAAAATAAGGAAAGAGGGCCCTTTAATAAGAAGTATATGATGTTAAAAGAGACTTCCCACAAGTCACCTCCAAAAGTAGttaaatataaagaaagttGAAACATCAattcttttttccctttttaataaCCGCGATGTTCAAGTCAGCTTTCGCGCGTCTCAACGTATAATTCTAAGGAATATCTGTCACCTTTCACCAGCAATATATCCAGGTAACTCTGTCCACCAACACTAAAACAAATGAGAAAAATcacctagtttttttttttgtctccgCAACTTTGTCTAAAGGTACCTTTTTTCACTCttcaatatatttcatatactcCACAGCACATGGTGTGGCTCTCAAAGCATAAGTGAGGTCAGTGTTTCTTACTGGATATAAATAGACATAAATTTGGGGAGAAAATGAAACCACATGGAACAACAAAACaacactattattattattattattattcaagaATCACTAGCAAGACTGGTTAATTAATGTTACCAAATTTTGCATGTCCTTCAAATTGATCATTTTTAGTCACCCTTTCCTATAATTACACTAGGtatgtgttttaaattttgtgattaCTCATATTATTACTATATGATTCTAAGATTGTAAGCTCATTTAGTCATCACATGAACAATTTTGCTGATGTAAGACAattgttgttttctttgttatagtAGGTTAGAGAATAGACTAGTGAATCCCCCTCTCGTGAGATAGTTTTTGGAGTTGAGGAAGACTTAGATGCCTTATcgtttacatggtatcagagtcaCGTTGATCCGAGCTCCTAGTCCATGCTTTAGTTGGTCTTAGAGTGGATTAGAGTCTTACATGGACTTAAGAAATCCTTCCCTCACGCTCCAATTTGCTTATATTACGCGAGATGCTAGCTGTCCTATTGAGgcagtttttgtttttatattgtaGCTCTGCAGCATTTTGTTGTATATGGAATAGAAATGCCTCTGAAATACTTTTCTATATCTGTTTGATTGCTGAAGGACTATTGAATTTCTGAAATGGGAAAGAGAAGAAACTGGTTTACCTTTGTCAAGAGACTTTTCATTCCTGAAGCAGAATCAACAGCTGATCAAAAGGtttgaatttcaagatttcTGTTGCTTAGTAGTGTGAGTGAATCTTTGGATATCTAAACtggaaatttatgaaaaatatttcagaaaCCAAAGAGATGGAGATGTTGTTTTCTGAGAAAGTTCAAGTTGAGGAAATGTCCTGCTATAACATCAGCACCTCAGCAAACGTTACCTGAGGCGAAAGGAACACCTCAGCAAACGTTAACTGAGGCGAAAGAACAGCAAAGAAAACATGCTTTTGCAGTTGCTATAGCAACGGCAGCAGCTGCTGAGGCTGCTGTAGCTGCTGCTAATGCTGCTGCTGATGTTATTCGTCTAACAGATGCTCCAAATGAATTCAAAAGGAAATGCAAACAAGCTGCTATTAGAATCCAAAGTGCTTATCGCGCACACCTGGTAAAACATCCTCTCTGGTGGCTCTAGTACTTTCACTCATACAATTTCACTGTGTTTGTTGCAGACACGCATTTAAATGCAGAAAGATTGAAAATTAGTTAGTCATTCAAGACAAAACTTAAAGGATAGTATGGGAAAAGGTAGGCCAGTTTGGATATAGCAGGATTAAACGCCCAGTGCTCTACCAGCTGAGCTACACGCCTAAAAAAtgataatcaagtaaacaagtaTTGATACAGAAAAAAGGCCTGCCCCTTTACTCTCATCTTATTAAAGGAACGCGACTATTTGTTATGAGGCTTGTACTACAGAGCAAGTGGAAGATCCGAAGgtcacactttttttttttttgccttttggctgttaatcatataagtcataaGGTAGTCTATCACCTCGGTTGGAAAGAAAATCTTATTGGTTGGAAAATCCCTCTCCGCTAGTAAAACTCTTCTCTTATGGTGGCTactaattctttttcctttcatcTCTCAAAAAACTTTCCGAGATTTGGTGAAATGAACTGGTGTCTGATCTATGTCCCTGTGAAATATTGTGCAGGCCAAGAAAGCATTAAGGGCTCTAAAGGGTGTTGTGAAGCTTCAAGCAGTGATTAGAGGTGAAATTGTGAGAAGAAGACTCATTGACAAACTGAAGTTCATGTTGCCACTTCATCAAAAGTCAAAAACAAGAGTTAATCAAATTAGAGTCCCTACTTTTGAAGATCATCATGACAAGAAACTCATCAATAGTCCAAGGGAAATCATGAAAGCTAAAGAACTAAAGGTAAGATCAATCATTCATTCTCTTTTGTCTAATTAAGTTTCCAAACATTAGTCCAACTATACTAAATCTATAAAAGAGACCTACTAACACATCTTATTATGACTTTTATGGTTTGGAACTGTAATatggtttttgtttttttggcaGCTTAAATGCAAGAGCCTTAGCACTTGGAATTTCAACTTAGCTTCAGAACAAGAAAGTGAAGCCTTGTGGTCAAGAAGAGAAGAAGCCATTGACAAAAGAGAGCATTTGATGAAATACTCGTTTTCACATCGGGTAAAGTCATTTACTTGTTATACAGACACTGCAATTACACTTATCAATGTATTATGAAATGTTGTAGCGGTTAACCTGCCTTATTTTTAAGATTACTAATCTCACATTTTATGAAcgattatttataatatatttttaggtaAGCTGATAGTATATTGCTTCTTTTAGGAGAGAAGAAACGATCAAACTCTACAAGACTTACTAAACAGAAAGCAAAACAGAAGAAGCTACAGGATTGACCGGTTAGCAGAACTTGGCGCACCAAGAAAAGCAGGGTTGTTAGAGAAATTGAGATCATTTACAGACTCAAATGTTCCTCTAACTGATATGGATGGAATGACACAGCTTCAAGTGAGAAAAATGCATAGAGCAGATTGTATAGAGGACCTacattctccttcttcactTCCAAGAAGATCATTTTCTAATGCAAAACGAAAATCAAACGTTGATGATAACTCATTACCAAGTTCTCCTATATTTCCTACTTACATGGCAGCCACAGAATCTGCAAAGGCAAAAATAAGGTCAATGAGCACACCAAAGCAACACCTAAGGTTACACGAGACATTGTCAGGTCAACATTCTCCTTATAACCTCAAGATTTCTTCTTGGAGATTGTCTAATGGTGAAATGTATGAAAGCGCCAGAACAAGCAGAACTTCTAGCAGTTATATGTGAATATAAAAGGTGTTCTACCAGGATTGAAGAACATGAGTGTTGTACATTATTACTATCTTTTATAACGAAGTGTCCAAGCCGGTTTGCTCTCACCTCTGCTAGTTCACCGAGTGTTGTTAACTTCTACAAGTACCGGTACCAGTACTAGGCAACTCTGTCCACCAAAGATGAATGTGTACATTATCAACCTGTTTATGCAAGCAAGGGAGCGCAGAAACTCCTAGATTTGCAGCATTACTTCTGGACATGAAAACAATCAGAAAAATGGAGCTATTATTGGAGCTTCAAACTTCTTCAGTAATCTATCTACAGTTGATTGATGAAAGCCAGTGCACATCTTTTATTACTGGTTTTAACACTTATATATAGACTTGCCACAATGTGTATATATAGTTCAAGTTTTCTCCCTTTCCCTGTTTGTTTTCCcttgtttcatttatttattgatttgtaAAGTTGTCTCCATGAGACCAGGAGGTCACAGGGGTAAGATTCTGTACAAGAGACCCTATGGTCTCGAGCCTTCACCAGACCGCACATAGCGGGGAGCTTAGTGCACTGggatgtgtttttttttttgcttctgaGTTGATATACTGGAGGAAGAATTGTTGTTTGATGGCCATTCACCTGGAAGCATTTCCAAGTTTGGTAATTGCATAGAGGTTTAGTCTTTGCCTTCTGTATTTACATAGgtttatttcttttgatttcttcCTTCAAAGTTCAAACCAACCTCTTTATTATGTCATGTAAAAtccttcaaaaaaataaacttatatcaaaatttatgtCTTACCTTTCTTACAAAACAATTGACGTTAAAACTAAGGAAAATGGATTGGACCAACCATATGTAGAAGAAATATAGCAAGTTTACTCCAACTTTCACTACTTATGTTAACACATTGAACACTTAAGAAACAAAATCCATTGGAAGCTCCTCATTTCTACAGGCTTAAAATGTCTATGGTATATCCAATGTAACAGAATAATACATGTGAGGCACACTGTTCTCCTCAACTGAGATTGACAGATATCACATACTacaaatttttaaacttttggAACATAACGCAATAGGCAAGATAATGACATTTGACAAGAAGTATCAACTGTAATGCTCAAATTACCAGATAAGAGAATGAGATAGTCGGAAATGTCTGATCCACGACGATAAAATCTATACCAGTAAAAGTAGCCCTCCTGTATGTTTTGAACTAATGATAACATTCACAACTCTGCTGATCTCAAGTCTAGAAGCCAAATAAAATTACTTGACCATGAGGCAGAAAGAAGATTCACAAAATTCTAGAAGGACAAAGCATTTGCTGGAATCATCACTCGCAAAGGCCAAAGTTGGAAGATTTGTATGTCCATTGTCCACCTTCAAGAGAAATTGTGTCTCCAGTATATGCGTGCCCGCAAACAGTATAAGAGGGAAGTCTATAAGCAGGCTATTTGGGTAGCTTGGTTTGAGGTTGCAGATGCCTGATTGAGGAAATAAACTCCCATTTGCTTCTTTTCATGAAGACGGCTTTCCTTCAAAGGGACGTCGCATGATAGTGTTGCAGAAGGAGGCAACACAAATCTTGGTGTTGATTTAAACCAGAAAATGACTATCTAATCAGTTTTCTTTTCTCCGTTATTGTTCATGAATAACTGATCTCTTAAAGTTTCAACTATCTTAGCTAAAATGTCACCATTTGAAGCTAGATAGATAGTGTTGCAGAAGGAGGCAACACAAATCTTGGTGTTGATTTTAACCAGAAAATGACTATCTAATCAGTTTTCTTTTCTCCGTTATTGTTCATGAATAGCTGATCTCTTAAAGTTTCGACTATCTTAGCTAAAATGTCACCATTTGAAGCTAGATAATCTTCAGCGTCCTGTCTACTATTTAAAACCTGTCCATCAATGAAGTAGCTCCCTCCTTCTTTCAGAACGACTTCATGTTCACAAGCCAATTCCAAAATCTCAGGTTCAATGCAAAAGCCTCCGCCGTACTGTATGCTCAGTTCAGCTTCTGTTGCTGCAGGAGCTAGCTTATTTTTAACCACCTTTACGCAGATCCCAAGACCAGTAATCTGGATATTTCAAGCAAACAATCatatattcaaaagataattaGCAAAGCCAGTGAAAAAAACAACATGAAACTCATCTCGGACCAGTCCATCTGAAATGAAGGGAATAAgcaaaacaaagaaaagcaGGTGAATATAAGGATTAACATAGCAGACATGACTCCAGATGATTCATACTACAGAATAGCAGAAGGAGCTCAAGCTCTTCCATTTTGCTAGAGGGAGTAGCACAGTAATAGTAAGTCCACACAATTTAAGCAAAACTGTAAACCAATGTTACTTGATCACAGACTGAGAAGTctttcaattgtgaatccacaCAATTTAAGCAG
Proteins encoded:
- the LOC107002770 gene encoding protein IQ-DOMAIN 14-like, with amino-acid sequence MGKRRNWFTFVKRLFIPEAESTADQKKPKRWRCCFLRKFKLRKCPAITSAPQQTLPEAKGTPQQTLTEAKEQQRKHAFAVAIATAAAAEAAVAAANAAADVIRLTDAPNEFKRKCKQAAIRIQSAYRAHLAKKALRALKGVVKLQAVIRGEIVRRRLIDKLKFMLPLHQKSKTRVNQIRVPTFEDHHDKKLINSPREIMKAKELKLKCKSLSTWNFNLASEQESEALWSRREEAIDKREHLMKYSFSHRERRNDQTLQDLLNRKQNRRSYRIDRLAELGAPRKAGLLEKLRSFTDSNVPLTDMDGMTQLQVRKMHRADCIEDLHSPSSLPRRSFSNAKRKSNVDDNSLPSSPIFPTYMAATESAKAKIRSMSTPKQHLRLHETLSGQHSPYNLKISSWRLSNGEMYESARTSRTSSSYM